In the genome of Nocardioides sp. NBC_00368, the window ACGAGCAGATGAGGCGTACGCGACGCCGGGCCCTGCCGCGCCACGTGGTCACCCCGCGTGCCGCCCTGATCTTCGGCTCGGTGCTGGCCGTGCTCTCGGTGCTGGTGCTCGGATTCTTCGTCAACTGGCTCTCCGCGGGCCTGTCGCTGGCCGCCAACGCGTTCTACGTCTTCGTCTACACGATGCTGCTCAAGCGGCGCACCACCCAGAACATCGTCTGGGGCGGCATCGCCGGCTGCTTCCCGACCCTGATCGGCTGGACCGCGGTCACCAACCAGGTCTCCTGGGAGCCGCTGATCCTGTTCATGGTCGTCTTCTTCTGGACCCCGCCGCACACCTGGGCGCTGGCGCTGCGCTACCGCGAGGACTACGCGCAGGTCGACGTCCCGATGCTGCCGGTGGTCAAGTCCGCCCGCCACGTCGGCGGCCAGATCGTGGCCTACTCCTGGGTCATGGTCGCCACCTCGCTGCTGATGTGGCCGATGGCCTCCACCGGCTGGCTCTACCCGGTTGCCGCCATCGCCCTCGGCGCCGTCTTCCTCGTCCAGGCCCACCAGCTGCACGCGCGGGCCAAGGGCACCGAGGACCTCACCAAGATCCGCCCGATGCAGCTCTTCCACTCGAGCAACCTCTACCTGAGCCTGCTCTTCGTAGCCCTCGCGGTCGACCCGCTGTTCTGATTGCGATTGCTTCGCAGTTCGCGCAGCGCTTGCGCTTGATCCTCGTCTTCCTCCGCTCCGTTCGTCGCTGGCGCTCCTCACTGCGCTGCGTCCAGACGAGGAGCGCTTCAGCGCTGGGCGCTGAGGACTGCGAGGTTCAGGCGTGGGCGCGGACGGAGCAGACGACGCGGGCGAGGCCGGCGGAGATCAGGGCGGCGCCGAGCATGTGGAAGCCGACCAGGACGACCGGGAGGTCGGTGAGGTACTGCACCCAGCCGATCAGGCCCTGGGCGAGCTCGATGACCAGCAGCACGATCGTGACCTGACGGACGTACGCGTGCTTGCGGCCGAGCCACAGCGTCACCAGGGTCGCCGCGATGAGCACGTAGACGGCGTAGGCGTGGATGTGGGACATCATCGCCGGGTCGAGGCCGGTACGCCGGGACTCGAGGTCTCCGGAGTGAGGGCCGGAGCCGGTCACGACGGTGCCGAGCCAGAGCGAGAGCCAGCCGACGACGAAGGTGACGAGCGCGGCGGTGCGGACGCTGCGGGGCGCGGCCTCGCGCTCGGGCGAGCGGAGCTCGTCGAGGAGCCAGACGCACAGGCCGACCATCGCCATCGAGGCGAGCAGGTGGAGCGCGACGACGTAGGGGTTGAGCTCGGTGAGCACCGTGATGCCGCCGATGACCCCTTGGAGCGGTACGCCGCAGGCGATGATGATCGCCAGGTTTCGGATGACCCCGCGCCGGTTCCAGACGGCGATGACGACGGTGATGGCGATGGCAGCCAGGACGTAGGTCAGCAGGCGGTTGCCGAACTCGATGACCCCGTTGATCCCGAGCGCCTCGTGAGCCACGTAGGACTCCTCGGTGCACTTGGGCCAGGTCGGACAGCCGAGCCCGGAGCCGGTCAGCCGGACCACCGCGCCGGTCACGACGATCCCGATGTTGGCGACCAGGTTGGCGATGGCCAGACCGAACGCGTGGGTGCGGAGCCAGGCGAGGACCTTGTCCTTGGCCGAGGGAGCCGGGCCGGTGGCGGGTTCGGTGGATGTCATTCCCACTTGAAGGTCCTAGCTGTGAGGGTGGAGCCGAGAAGGGCCCAGATCAGGAGTACGCCGAGGTCCCGCCAGGCCGGGGCGCCGTCGAGGAAGGCGGTGCGTACCGCCTCTCCCAGCGCGCCCGAGGGCAGCCAGCGAGCGACGTCCCCGTAGGCGCCGTAAGCAGTCAGCGGCAGCACCACGGCGCCGCCGGCGAGGAGGAGCAGGTAGATGAGGTTGGCCGCGGCCAGGGTCGCCTCCGCGCGCAGGACACCGGCGACGAAGAGCCCGAGAGCGGCGAAGGCCAGGGTGCCCGTCGCGATCGCCAGGAAGAAGGCGAGGACGGTGCCGAAGCCGGCAGCCGGGGTCCAGCCGAGGATCTGGCCGACGCCACCGATGATGAACAGCTGCACGAGCTGGACGCAGCCCAGCGCGAGCACCTTCCCGGCGAGCAGGCCGGTCCGGGGGAGCGGGGAGGCGCCGAGCCGCTTGATCACGCCGTAGCGCCGCTCGAACCCGGTCGCGATCGCAAGGCTCGTGAAGGAGGTCGACATGATCGCCAGCGCCAGGACGCCGGGGGTGAGGAGGTCGACCAGAGGCCGGTCGGTGCCGAGGTCGAGGTCGATCGCGTTGCCGGCGGTGACGCCGCCGATGAGCACCATCACCGGGATCACCACGGCCAGGAGGAGCTGCTCGCCGTTGCGGAGCATCAGCTTGGCCTCCATCAGCGCCTGGGCGACCACCTGCCGGGTGATCGGGGCGCCGCCGGGCTTGGGGGTGAAGGTCCCCGTGGCCACCTCAGACATGCTCGACCCCCTCCGTGAGGAGCCCTCCGGTGAGATCGAGGAAGACGTCCTCGAGGCTCCGGCGGCCCAGCGTCAGCGACTCCGGGAGGACGTCGTTCTCCTCGCACCAGCGGCTGACCTTGGCGAGCGTGGTCGGGTCGGCCTTGCCGGTGACCCGCATCGAGCGCTCGTCCAGCAGGGTGACCTCGGTGTCCTCGCCGAGCGCCTTGCGCAGGGACTCGCGGGCACCGGGCGGGAACGGCTTGGTCACGACCAGCCGTACGGTCGCGGTCGCGCCGCCACGGGTCAGCTCCAGCGGCGTGCCGGAGGCGATCATCCGGCCGCGGTCGATGATGTGCACCTGGTCGGCCAGCTCCTCGGCCTCCTCCAGGTAGTGGGTGGTCAGCACGACGGTCACGCCGTCCGCGCGCAGCTCGCGCAGCAGCTCCCAGGTCGTACGCCGCCCCTGCGGATCCATCCCGGCGGTCGGCTCGTCCACGAACACGAGCTCGGGGCGGCCCACCAGCGCCATCGCCAGGCCGAGCCGCTGCTGCTGCCCGCCGGAGAGCCGCCGGTAGGGGGTGCGACCGCACTCGCCCAGACCCAGCCGCTCCGCCAGGTAGTCGACGTCGAGCGGATGAGCGTGCAGCCGGGCGATGTGCTTGAGCATCTCCATGGCGCGTACGCCGCTCCAGGCGCCCTGCCCCTGCAGCATCACGCCGATCCGGGGGAGCAGCTGCTTGCGGTCGGCGATCGGGTCGAGCCCGAGCACGCGCACCGTGCCCTGCTGGGGCTTGCGATAGCCCTCGCACGTCTCCAGGGTGGTCGTCTTCCCGGCCCCGTTCGGGCCGAGCACGGCCGTGATCGAGCCCTCCGCGACGCTCAGCGTGAGTCCGTCGACGGCCGTCTTGTCGCCGTAGGTCATGCGCAGGTCGCGTACCTCGACAGCAGGCCTGGCGACGGAAGATTCCACGGCGGCAGTCTAAGAAGGCGCACGCCAGGGGCCCAATCGCGTAGCGGTGATCCTGTGGATTCTTAGCTGTCTGTAAGGACGTTGGCCGCCCAACTCCCACCGAAGGACGGCCAACGCGGGGATGAGACGCGATGCCCCCGGGGCCATGACGCGGTGTCTCAGAAACAATTTCTGCTCAGAAGAGCAACAGCAAAGCCGGTCAGGAATCGAGAAGCCCCGGCGGCCCCGGGATTCCTAGGGTCAAGACATGTTCACTCTTCAGACCATCACCCTCGACGCCACCGACACCACGGACGCCCGCGCGTTCTACGAGAAGGCCTTCGGGCTCACCGACCAGATCTCCGTACGCCAGGGCCCGGGCACCGGTGCGGGCCGGCCGTTCACGGTCTCGCTGGTCGTCGGCCAGCCCTCGACGGTCGACAGCCTCGTCGACTCGGCGCTCGCCGCCGGCGCCACCTCGCTCAAGCCGGTCGAGAAGTCGTTCTGGGGCTACGGCGGCATCGTCCAGGCGCCCGACGGCTCGATCTGGAAGGTCGCGACCTCCGCCAAGAAGGACCGCGGCCCCGCCACCCGGGAGATCGACGACATCGTCCTGCTCCTCGGCGTCGCCGACGTCAAGGCGAGCAAGCGGTTCTACGCCGAACGCGGTCTCGGCGTGAAGCGGAGCTTCGGCGGCAAGTACGCCGAGTTCGAGGCCGCTCCCGGGGCCGTCCAGCTCGCGATCTACCCCCGGCACGCGCTGGAGAAGGAGACCGGTGTCGCGCTCGACCCGGAGGCTGCGTACGGGATCGTCCTGGGCGGTGGCAGCGAGGCCTTCACCGACCCGGACGGGTTCACCTGGCAGGCTGGGGACCATGGCACGCACGATCGCGACGAACACGACCGTTGATCTCGAGGGGCTGCTGGAGTTCGTACGCCCCCGCCACCAGATGATCCTGGTGACCAGCCGGGCCGACGGGTCCCCGCAGCTCTCGCCGGTCACCGGCGGCGTCGACGACGACGGCCGGATCGTCATCACGACCTACCCCGAGCGGGCCAAGACCCGCAACGCCCGCATCCGGCCGCGGGTCAGCGTCATGGTCCTCTCCGATGAGTGGAACGGCGCCTGGGTCCAGGTCGACGGCGAGGCCGAGGTCCTCGACGCCACCGCGGGCGAGGCGGCGCTGGACGCGTTCGTCACCTACTTCCGCAACATCTCCGGTGAACACTCCGACTGGGACGAGTACCGCCAGGCGATGGTCGACCAGGGCAAGTCCCTCCTTCGGATCACCCCGAAGCGCTGGGGTCCGGTCGCCACCGGCGGCTTCCCGGCGCGTCTGGCCTGAGGTCGTGAAGCTGAGAGTGGTCTATCGGTCACGCTCAGCTTCACAACCCTCGGGAACGCTCCCAGATCCCCAGGCGATGGCTCCACGGCAGGCGCGAGTTCAGCCGGCGCGGCTCGGAGAGGTGGACCAGGTCGAAGTCGGGGCCGAGGGCGCGGGTCATGTCCTCGGGGACGTACGTCCACGGCGGGCCGGCCTCCTCGCTCGGACGGTCGATGGGGAAGATCCCCGACGCGACCCGCCCGCCCGGGCGTACGACCGCGCGGGCCAGGTCGCCGACGCGGCCGCGCCAGGCGGGCGGCAGCGCGCAGAAGAAGGTGTGGTCCCACATCAGGTCGACCGGCCCGCCGGTCGCGTCCAGGACGATGTCGACGTCGAGTGCATCGCCGACCACGTAGGTGAGGTCCGGGTAGTGCTTCGCCGCGTGGGCGGCCGCCGTGGGTGAGAGGTCGACGACCGTCGTTCGCCATCCGGCAGCCGCCAACCCCGCGGCATCGTGCCCTCGGCCGGCGCCGGGAGCGAAGGCGGTGCCGGGCTCGCCGAGCAGCGCCGTGTCCTCCTCGATGTAGGCCAGGGGAGCGCCGAGGTCCCAGCCGGTCGTGCCACGGACGTAGGCGGTCTCCCAGTCGGTGGGGTCGTTGATGGTCATGGGCCACAGTCTCTACGACCGGCGCTCGAGTGGTTCCGTGCGCCGCCGCCGACCGGTACGCTTTCGAACATGAGATCGACTGGCGGTGCATCTCGGTGCGACGTGCCGCTGCCGTTCGACATCGCTCCTGACGCGGTGTCAGTGCCCGCGAAGCGATCACCCGCACCTCCGCCGGACATCGGACCGCAGATCCACCGTCTTGTCGGCGCCCACCTCACCTCCCGCGGCCTGCCGCCCGGGTCCGACCTGGTGATCAACCCCCGCCGGCCCAAGCGCGGTGAGGTGGCGGTCGTGCGCTCCGGCGGCCGTATCCGGGTCGGCATCTTCGACCTCGAACGCGGCCGCGCGGTCCTGCGCTCCGACCGCGGCACCCGCTGGCTGCCGCCCGATGCCGTCTACGTCGGCGTCGCGGCCCTCGTCTCCCCGACCCTGGACGGGATGCCCACGGGCTGATCGGCGATTCGCTGCCGAGCGGCCGTGGTCGTGACGTACGACACGTTCTCGCCGCCTTGTGGGCAGGTAAGGGTTGCCTTCGTTGAATCGCTTGGGGGAATAACGTCACAATGGTGTTGTGAAATTCGACGAGACCACTCTGCAGCCCGCAGAGACCAGCGAGGAGAGCACCCGCCAGCGGGTCGCTCGGTCGCTGCTCGTCGACGGTCCGCAGACGGCTGCGACGCTGGCCAAGAGGCTCGACCTCACCCCGGCCGCGGTCAGGCGCCACCTGGACGCCCTGGCCGAGGAGGAGGCGGTGGAGCAGCGTCAGCCGCGCACCGCGTCCACGCGCGGGCGGGGCCGCCCGGCCAAGCTCTTCGCGCTCACGGACCAGGGTCGGGACGGCTTCGAGAAGAAGTACGACGACCTGGCCGTCGAGGCGCTCCGGTTCCTCTCCGAGGTGGCCGGTGAGGAGGCGGTGCGGGAATTCGCGGAGCGCCGCGCGGCGTTCATCAAGGAGGGACTGGATCGGATCGCCGCAGGCGAGACGGACCTCAGCCCCGCGCAGGTGCTCGCGAACGTGTTCACGGCCAACGGCTACGCGGCTTCCGTCAGGGAGCTGCCGTTGATCAACGGCCATGACGCGGGTGAGCAGCTGTGTCAGCAGCACTGCCCGGTCGCCCACGTCGCCCAGGAGTTCCCCGAGCTCTGCGAGGCGGAGACGGACGCGATCGCGAAGCTGCTCGGCACCCACGTACAACGCTTGGCCACCATCGCTCACGGTGACGGTGTCTGCACGACGCACATCCCTCCCGGGTCCTCCGGGTCCGGTGAAGTTTCGAAGAAGAAGGAGCAGGTCACGACATGACCTCCATCGAGGAGCTCAACCCCGAGCTGAAGGGCATCGGGAAGTACGAGTTCGGCTGGGCCGACCCCGACGTCGCCGGTGCCGCCGCGCAGCGTGGTCTCAACGACGCCGTCGTGCGCGACATCTCCGGCAAGAAGTCGGAGCCGCAGTGGATGCTCGACCTGCGCCTGAAGGGTCTCAAGCTCTTCGGCCGCAAGCCGATGCCCACGTGGGGCTCGAACCTCTCGGACATCGACTTCGACAACATCAAGTACTTCGTGCGGTCCACCGAGAAGCAGGCCACCAGCTGGGAGGACCTGCCCGAGGACATCAAGAACACCTACGACAAGCTCGGCATCCCGGAGGCGGAGAAGCAGCGCCTGGTCGCCGGTGTCGCCGCGCAGTACGAGTCCGAGGTCGTCTACCACCAGATCCGTGAGGACCTGGAGCAGCAGGGCGTGCTCTTCCTCGACACCGACACCGCGCTCAAGGAGCACCCGGAGATCTTCCAGGAGTACTTCGGCACGGTGATCCCGGTCGGCGACAACAAGTTCGCCGCGCTGAACACGGCCGTGTGGTCGGGTGGCTCCTTCATCTACGTGCCGAAGGGTGTCCACGTCGACATCCCGCTGCAGGCCTACTTCCGGATCAACACCGAGAACATGGGCCAGTTCGAGCGCACCCTGATCATCGCCGACGAGGGCTCCTACGTTCACTACGTCGAGGGCTGCACCGCCCCGATCTACCAGTCCGACTCGCTGCACTCCGCGGTCGTCGAGATCATCGTGAAGAAGAACGCCCGCGTTCGCTACACGACCATCCAGAACTGGTCCAACAACGTCTACAACCTGGTCACCAAGCGCGCCGTCTGCGAGGAGGGCGCGACCATGGAGTGGGTCGACGGCAACATCGGCTCCAAGGTGACCATGAAGTACCCGGCGGTCTACCTGATGGGTGAGCACGCCAAGGGCGAGACCCTCTCGATCGCCTTCGCCGGCGAGGGCCAGCACCAGGACGCGGGCGCCAAGATGGTGCACGCCGCCCCCAACACCTCCTCGAGCATCCTCTCGAAGTCGGTGGCCCGTGGTGGTGGCCGCACGTCCTACCGTGGCCTGATCCAGGTCAACGAGGGCGCCCACGGCTCCAAGTCCAACGTGCTGTGCGACGCGCTTCTGGTCGACCAGATCTCGCGCTCCGACACCTACCCCTACGTCGACATCCGCGAGGACGACGTGTCGATGGGCCACGAGGCGTCGGTCTCGAAGGTCTCCGACGACCAGCTGTTCTACCTGATGTCCCGCGGCATGGCCGAGGACGAGGCGATGGCGATGATCGTGCGCGGCTTCGTCGAGCCGATCGCCAAGGAGCTCCCGATGGAGTACGCCCTCGAGCTCAACCGCCTGATCGAACTGCAGATGGAAGGAGCCGTCGGCTGATGACGGCAGTAGCTGACGCTCTCGAGATGAACAAGGTCGAGAGCCACCTCCACCCGGAGGGATCGTTCGACGTCGAGGCCCACGCGGTGCCGAAGGGTCGCGAGGAGATCTGGCGGTTCACCCCGCTCAAGCGTCTCCACGACATCCACGACGACGCCCCGTTCGCCGACGGTGCGACCAAGGTGGAGGTCGAGGCGGCCGCCGGCGTGACCGTCGAGACCGTGGCGGCCGACGATGCCGTACGCGGCTCCTCGGGTCTGGTCCCGACCGACCGCGTCTCGGCGCGGGCCTGGGCGGCCAGCACCGGCGCGACCGTCGTGCGGATCCCGACCGACACCGTCATCGAGGGTGCGACCGTGATCCGTCACCACGGCACCGGCTCGGAGACGGCCGGCGCCGGCCACGCGGTGATCGTGGCGGAGAAGTTCGCCAAGGCGACCGTCGTGTTGGTCTTCGAGGGCTCCGCCGTCGTCGCCGACAACATCGAGATCGTCGTCGAGGACGGCGCCGACCTCACCGTCGTCTCGGTCCAGGACTGGGCCGACGACGCCGTCCACCTCTCCACCCAGCACGCCAAGGTCGGCCGCGACGCCAACCTCAAGCACGTCTCGGTGAGCTTCGGCGGCGACGTCGTGCGCCACGACTTCTCGGCGGAGTACGCCGGCCCCGGCGGCTCCGTGGAGTCGCTCGGCCTCTACTTCGCCGACGCGGGCCAGCACATCGAGCACCGTCTCTTCGTCGACCACACCGCTCCGAAGACCAAGTCGAACGTGGTCTACAAGGGCGCGCTGCAGGGCGAGAAGGCCCACGCGGTCTGGATCGGCAACGTGCTGATCCGCAAGGAGGCCGAGGGCATCGAGACCTACGAGGAGAACCGCAACCTCATCCTGACCGACGGTGCCTGGGCCGACTCCGTGCCCAACCTGGAGATCGAGACCGGCGAGATCGAGGGCGCGGGTCACGCGTCGGCGATCGGCCGTTTCGACGACGAGCAGCTCTTCTACCTGCAGAGCCGCGGCATCTCCGAGACCGAGGCCAAGCGCCTGGTCGTGCACGGCTTCTTCAACGACCTGATCCGCCAGATCGGCGTCCCCGAGCTCGAGGAGAAGCTGACCGGCACGGTCGAGGCCGAGCTCGCCAAGACTATCCAGAACTTTATTGGCAACACCCCGATCAAGAAGGACATCGTATGAGCACGCTGGAGATCAAGGACCTGCAGGTCTCGGTCGAGACCGAGGACGGTCCCAAGGAGATCCTCAAGGGCGTCACGCTGACCATCAACTCCGGCGAGACCCACGCGATCATGGGCCCCAACGGCTCGGGCAAGTCGACCCTTGCCTACTCGATCGCCGGCCACCCGAAGTACACGATCACCGGCGGCACCGTCACCCTCGACGGTGAGGACGTGCTGGAGATGTCGGTCGACGAGCGGGCCAAGGCAGGCCTCTTCCTCGCGATGCAGTACCCGGTCGAGGTCCCCGGCGTGAGCGTCGCCAACTTCCTGCGCACCGCGAAGACGGCGCTGGACGGCGAGGCCCCCAAGCTGCGTACGTGGGTCAAGGACGTCAACGGTGCGATGAACAAGATGCACCTGGACCCGTCCTTCTCCCAGCGTTCGGTGAACGAGGGCTTCTCCGGCGGTGAGAAGAAGCGTCACGAGATCGCCCAGCTCGACATCCTCGACCCGGCCTTCGCGCTGCTCGACGAGATCGACTCCGGCCTCGACATCGACGCGCTCAAGGTTGTCTCCGAGGGTATCAACGACTTCCGCGCCCGCGAGGCCAAGTCGGTCCTGCTGATCACCCACTACACCCGCATCCTGCGCTACGTGAAGCCCGACCAGGTGCACGTCTTCGTCGCCGGCCGGATCGCGGAGTCGGGTGGCCCCGAGCTCGCCGAGGAGCTGGAAGCCAACGGCTACGAGAAGTACGTCACGGCAGGGGTCTGACATGAAGGGTCTGCTGCCCGACCTGGATCTGGTCCGCAAGGACTTCCCGATCCTGGAGCGCACCTTCGACGGCGGTGAGACCCCGCTGGTCTACCTCGACAGCGCCAACACCTCGCACAAGCCGCAGATCGTGATCGACACCATGGTCGACCACCTGGAGCGGCACAACGCCAACATCGCCCGGGCGATGCACCACCTGGGTGCCGAGGCCACCGAGGCGTTCGAGGGGGCGCGCGACACCGTCGCGCGCTTCCTCGGCGCGCCCGAGCGTGACGAGGTGATCTTCACCAAGAACGCGTCCGAGGCGCTCAACCTGGTCGCCAACACGGTCCCGCTGACTGCCGGCGACGTGGTCGTGACCACCGAGATGGAGCACCACTCCAACATCGTTCCGTGGCAGCTGGCCACGCAGCGTTCGGGTGCGACGTTGAAGTGGTTCGGGCTCACCGATGACGGCCAGCTGGACCTGTCGAACATCGACGAGCTGATCACGCCTGCGACCAAGATCGTGGCGCTGACCTGGGTCTCCAACATGCTCGGCACCGTCAACCCGGTCGCCCAGATCGCCCGGAAGGCCCACGAGGTCGGGGCGCTCGTCGTCGTCGACGCGGCCCAGGCCGCCCCGGTACTGCCGATCGACCTGGCGTCGATGGCGGAGGAGGAGCGTCCCGACTTCCTGGTCTTCACCGGCCACAAAGTGGTCGGCCCGACCGGCATCGGCGTCCTGTGGGGCCGGCGTGCGGCCCTCGAGGCGCTGCCGCCGTTCCTGGGCGGTGGCGAGATGATCGCGACGGTGACGATGGAGAAGTCGACGTACGCCCCGATCCCGCACAAGTTCGAGGCCGGCACCCCGCCGATCGCCGAGGCCATCGGTCTCGGCGCGGCGCTGGAATACCTCATGCACGTGGGTATGGAGAACATCCACGCCCACGAGCAGGCGATCACGGCCTACGCGCTGGAGCGTCTCGCGAGCGTGCCCGGCGTGACCGTGCTCGGCCCGGCCGACGCCGCCCAGCGTGGGGGTGCGATCGCCTTCGAGCTCGAGGGTGTGCACCCGCACGACGTGGCCCAGGTGCTCGACTCCAAGGGTGTCGCCATCCGCGCCGGGCACCACTGCGCCAAGCCCGCCCACCAGCGGTTCGGCGTGCAGGCCTCCAACCGGATGTCGTCCTACCTCTACACCACGCCCGCCGAGATCGACGCGCTGGTCGAGGGGTTGGAATACGTACGCACGTTCTTCAAGTTGGACCAGTGATGACTGCCGCCAACCTCGAAGCGATGTACCAGGAGATCATCCTGGACCACTACAAGAACCCGCACGGGAAGGGTCTTCGCGACCCCTTCGAAGCCGAGGTTCACCACGTCAACCCGACCTGCGGTGACGAGATCACCCTGCGCGTGCACGTCGACGGCGGCAAGATCGAGGACATCTCCTACGACGCCCTCGGCTGCTCCATCTCGCAGGCCTCCGCCTCGGTGCTCAACGACCTGGTCGTCGGCAAGAGCGTGGACGAGGCGATGGCCGTCCACGAGGAGTTCCTGCGACTGATGCAGGGCAAGGGCCAGGTCGAGCCCGACGAGGACATTCTGGAGGACGGCATCGCCTTCGCCGGCGTCGCCAAGTTCCCCGCCCGGATCAAGTGCGCGTTGCTGTCGTGGATGGCCTGGAAAGACGCCACAGCGCAGGCCACCAACGAGCTGGCTAACGCCGAGGAGAAGTGATGACTGAGACCGACCACAGCACACACGACCACGCGGGTCACGACCACGCCGGTCACGATCACTCGGGTCACGATCACTCGGGTCACGATCACTCGGGCCACGGCCATGGTCACGGTCACGAGGCCCCGGAGTGGCAGGGGATGCGTACGTCCACGGTCGAGGGCGCGAGCCTGAAGATCGAGGACGTCGAGGAGGCGATGAAGGACGTCGTCGACCCCGAGCTCGGCATCAACGTCGTCGACCTGGGTCTGATCTACGGCCTGCACATCGAGGATCACTCCAACGTGGTCATCGACATGACGCTGACCTCGGCCGCGTGTCCGCTGACCGACGTCATCCAGGACCAGACCGCCACGGCCCTGGAGGGCCTGGTCAACGACGTCCACATCAACTGGGTCTGGATGCCGCCGTGGGGCCCGGACAAGATCACCCCCGACGGACGCGAGATGCTCCGCGCCCTCGGGTTCAACGTCTGACGGTTCCACGCCGGAGGATTCTGCACGCTTAAATGGCAGGTCAGACCAGCACCCTCGTGCCGCTGACCTGCCATTTTGCATCTCACGGACACGTTCGCTGGAGTGCTTGGGCTCAATAGGAGCGTGGCATGGGGGATCTTGGTGGGTGTCAGATCGGATGAGTGGTTCGGGGCGCTGTAGGGCTCTGAGGGGTGCCTGAGGTATCCGAGCTTGCGCGTAGTCCAGCGCGTAGTTTCGCAGCGCACGAGCCTGATCCCCGGATTCGGCTAGGGCTTGGGAAGCTTGGCGGCGGCCGCGAGACCCCTGAGGTCGCGGACGTCGGTG includes:
- the sufC gene encoding Fe-S cluster assembly ATPase SufC; this translates as MSTLEIKDLQVSVETEDGPKEILKGVTLTINSGETHAIMGPNGSGKSTLAYSIAGHPKYTITGGTVTLDGEDVLEMSVDERAKAGLFLAMQYPVEVPGVSVANFLRTAKTALDGEAPKLRTWVKDVNGAMNKMHLDPSFSQRSVNEGFSGGEKKRHEIAQLDILDPAFALLDEIDSGLDIDALKVVSEGINDFRAREAKSVLLITHYTRILRYVKPDQVHVFVAGRIAESGGPELAEELEANGYEKYVTAGV
- the sufD gene encoding Fe-S cluster assembly protein SufD; amino-acid sequence: MTAVADALEMNKVESHLHPEGSFDVEAHAVPKGREEIWRFTPLKRLHDIHDDAPFADGATKVEVEAAAGVTVETVAADDAVRGSSGLVPTDRVSARAWAASTGATVVRIPTDTVIEGATVIRHHGTGSETAGAGHAVIVAEKFAKATVVLVFEGSAVVADNIEIVVEDGADLTVVSVQDWADDAVHLSTQHAKVGRDANLKHVSVSFGGDVVRHDFSAEYAGPGGSVESLGLYFADAGQHIEHRLFVDHTAPKTKSNVVYKGALQGEKAHAVWIGNVLIRKEAEGIETYEENRNLILTDGAWADSVPNLEIETGEIEGAGHASAIGRFDDEQLFYLQSRGISETEAKRLVVHGFFNDLIRQIGVPELEEKLTGTVEAELAKTIQNFIGNTPIKKDIV
- a CDS encoding cysteine desulfurase gives rise to the protein MKGLLPDLDLVRKDFPILERTFDGGETPLVYLDSANTSHKPQIVIDTMVDHLERHNANIARAMHHLGAEATEAFEGARDTVARFLGAPERDEVIFTKNASEALNLVANTVPLTAGDVVVTTEMEHHSNIVPWQLATQRSGATLKWFGLTDDGQLDLSNIDELITPATKIVALTWVSNMLGTVNPVAQIARKAHEVGALVVVDAAQAAPVLPIDLASMAEEERPDFLVFTGHKVVGPTGIGVLWGRRAALEALPPFLGGGEMIATVTMEKSTYAPIPHKFEAGTPPIAEAIGLGAALEYLMHVGMENIHAHEQAITAYALERLASVPGVTVLGPADAAQRGGAIAFELEGVHPHDVAQVLDSKGVAIRAGHHCAKPAHQRFGVQASNRMSSYLYTTPAEIDALVEGLEYVRTFFKLDQ
- a CDS encoding metal-sulfur cluster assembly factor, with the protein product MRTSTVEGASLKIEDVEEAMKDVVDPELGINVVDLGLIYGLHIEDHSNVVIDMTLTSAACPLTDVIQDQTATALEGLVNDVHINWVWMPPWGPDKITPDGREMLRALGFNV
- the sufU gene encoding Fe-S cluster assembly sulfur transfer protein SufU, which encodes MTAANLEAMYQEIILDHYKNPHGKGLRDPFEAEVHHVNPTCGDEITLRVHVDGGKIEDISYDALGCSISQASASVLNDLVVGKSVDEAMAVHEEFLRLMQGKGQVEPDEDILEDGIAFAGVAKFPARIKCALLSWMAWKDATAQATNELANAEEK